The following is a genomic window from Prunus persica cultivar Lovell chromosome G7, Prunus_persica_NCBIv2, whole genome shotgun sequence.
CTTAGGCTTAGAAGCCGTGgacttcttgttcttcttcgcAGGCTTCTTAGTCGCCTTCGGAGCAGGGGCGGTCGTTTTGGTCTTTTTCTccgttttgggttttgttgaaGCCTTGGTTTTGCCTGTGGTTTTGTCCTTCTTGCCTGCCTCAGAGAGCTTGTACGAGGCCCTGATCTTGATCAGCTTGCCTCTCGCCGCAGAGTTCTTCAGTTGCAGAGCCAGGGTCTTCTTGAAGTTGGAAGGAAGCACCGCCTTGTGCTTCTCCTCCATGTACTTGGCTATGGCGTAAGGACTGGACCCGCTCTTCTCGTTCAGAGACAACAGTGCCTCCTTTATCATCTGTGCACAAATTTCACaaatatttaagaaaaacccagaaacagaaatgaagaaaagaaagaaaccgcGATCTGAAAACCCCGAATTCAAGTACCTGAAAGTATGGAGGATGAGCAGCGGTTTTGGGCTCTTTAGGCTTCTTCTCCCTTGGGGTTCTcgtctttctctctttgaccggcttttcttcttttttgggctCCTCCATCGCTGGAGCCTCCACCGCCGGCGGGGCCTCAACGGCCGGAGCCTGAACAACTTCTGTGGCTGACATCAcggttttttttggttctgaaaatataaaattagcaCTGACCGACTGACGCCGCTGGAAACTGAACCTATTGGTATTTATATGGAGGGAGGGATCTGTGGCTAAGACGTTCTGGGTTGTGATTGGTTGATTTGATGTGTTCCGGATTGACAAGTTGAGCAGATGAAAGATCTGGAACGTACACGTGGAGAGAAAGTGGGATGTCGGATTTCCAGCGTGGCTTTGGTTTTCTTATCGAGTTTGATTCTGGTGGGAAAGAGTGTGTGAGTCtgtgttttcttcttgttcttgtcGGCAATTTTCTGCGGGTGTGGTTTGTATTTCGAAGTGAAATTTTGAGAAGATTGAAGAACAGAAGGTGTGTGTTCCAATGTGGGTTGAAGGAGGAAAAATGGTTTGCATTTCAGGGGGATATTGAGGCAGGAAATActaacagttttttttttaaaaggggaagaaagaaaaacatgtttttcttggttttgtcattttagcttttttgtaattaaaattgaaaatataagaTCAGAGATATTGAAAATGCGGGAACGTCACTTATCTATTGAACTTCTCTTTTAAATAAAACTAGCTTCTATGCACGcacttccgcgcttgcgacaagcttttaaaaaaaaaaaattttattttagaataaaaaagataatgagtagttgtgttccataaaaataaaatctattatctgaattttcttttatttttatttttttaaatatgaaaaattatgaatttattatattatcctcatttaattaataattttaattcttaatgtttacattaactaagggcattttctggtattttaaatatttcatcattctctgacttttgctttatatatatagataaagcAACTAACAtaaataggaaaaagaaataaaaacaaaacctctATGATAAATTCTTATCTTGATAGCTCAAATTTTTGTGATGTTcgtattttatttaagaaaaaagtaaTGTTGCATTTGTTTCCCTAAAAATGCTTGCAGAATATCATGGAGTTaattaattgtattttttttacaaatataacattgtaatttttgtttttctgaatCCCAGAAATCACCCAATCCGCTTTGGGGATCAGATTCGAAAATGGGCCCGACGCCGAACCCTACAATCTTTGGGGAAATTGCCTGTGTCAAATGCAAAGTATTTGTCTTCTAGAATTTTCAATGGTGAAAATAGTATGACAGAACACCCCAAAGTCCaccaatatttttcacatCCCAATcaacaattataaatatataagctAGTCAAGTTTTTACATGAcaactatttttttatgcgATTTACATGACAGCTATGTTTTGCTAAATGCCAAGACAAACGAACTTTATAATATTCTGATCATAATTTAATATGCACAACTTCAGAATCAAAACAAGAAAGGAGACAGAAATGAagagggaaaagaaaaggggcaATTCTCTGAAGGAAAGTGcacaacagaaaaaaaaaaatcataccatCAGACTTTTTATATAGCATCTGCGGTTATCCGTGTTCCTCGATAAAAAAACCATGTAGCCTACATCAACCTAAAACTAAGAACTCTGTATATGATCTAGGAAGAGATTCCCTATGTTATGCATGCCTCTGCTACGTCTTAAAAGGATCAAAATCGGAGGATGCATCGAAATGAGGCATGGGTATATCCTATGTTCATTCTCTCAGTTCAGCATGAACAGATAATTTAAAAGGAAGAACGCTGACCAGTCGAGCACTTTGGTTTGTAAATACAAGCAAGGGAAATCAATCACAATGGTCGGTCATAGCATAAACCTCTACCGAAAAGTATTCAATTTGTCAAGACCAATTACATCCTAACCTAATATCCCTTTGTTGACACACAGACGCAGACAATGTACCTTCAACTAAGAACAGTGGATTCAGGATCCTTTCCTCCACTATCAGAGAAGTCATAAATGGCCGACATTTGCTAAATCAATCACAATGATCCTAAAAATATAAGGCCCTACCGAGAGGTATCAGATCATCAAAACGAATTACATCCTGAGCTTCTACCTGACTGACAAAACACAATGTACCTTCAATGGAGAACCAAAATAACACACATTCAGTATCCTGTCCTCggttttcagaaaaatcataaatggCCAGCATTTGCCAACAGAGAGCTTAGAActacagagaaaaaaaaatatattcaacCATTGAAAGTCCAATATTATCTTGATGAAAATCACAGATAGTCAATTGTTGGACCTTAAAAACTACTCAGCAATAACTAGTTGTCACCTGAGAAACAATGAACTCTAACCTGATCAATCACTTGTGCTCCTCGCAGGGATCCCCCACAAAATAAATCctttatgaaattgaatataacTGGACACCATATGGCCGACTTGACCTGATCAATCACTTATGCTCCTCACGGATAGACACCAAAACAAAtttacttgattttttttttattccaaaCAGCATCAGCATCTATCCCTCAGATAAACTGAACATTAAGTTATACTAGACCTCTGGCAGAACAGTTTGATGAAACATGGCAACAATGTTCATGAACCACTATATCCATGCCAAATACAGCTAGAGAACCTGAGCTACAtttcaataaagaaaaaaggaccaCATAACATCATACACACCACCACCTCATTCACCCATCAGCAAAAAACAAGAATGTCATATAGAAGCCTACCCTAATATAGAAAAACCATAGAACTCCATAATACATGCATATTGTCTCtccatttaaaaaaaccttCAGGTTCATCTCCATCAGCATGCTTATTCTTATCCCTTGCATCtccatgaaaaaggaaaaaccctAAACTGAAAACCTTTTATCTCCCACAAATCACCGAACTTGATTTCTCTAAACCACAAAATTAACTGTAATCAACAAACAAATGGCCCATGCCATTATTTATAGATAGGGCTCAAAAAAGCATCTTAGCTTCAAAAGAACCATAACAGAGTTCATTGAGTTGTCCATTCCTAGAGTAAGATGAGTAAATCTTTTCCAACCTCTGCCATACAAACAATTACTAAGTTTCTAAGTCAGGGGTCCTTGAAAGACTACCTAAACTACAAACATCAAAACTTCGGAAATCCTACCCAAATTTAACTAAACAGGCAACTAACAAGTAAAGAAGATAGATGGAGAATGAGGAAAAGTAGGATGAAGACAGAGAGGTGAAAGAAATATTCAACTTCTTTCTAACAGCAATCCACTTGCccatttttgataaattacaTCCTGCGTGCAGATCCATGGCTACCTGATCACAATTAATAATAACCATTAGAACATTAGCATACGGAATTCACAATCACAGATTATAACTCAAAATCATAAAGCATTTCTATTACCAAAAAGTTCTCGAGTCTAAAAGTAGTGGCCTCCTCTATATGAGTGATTCCTCCCATAATAAGATGAATATGGACCAGAATGATACTGCAAAATGAAATTGATATCATCATCATATGTTAATGTAAATGTAAAGTAAGTCACAGTCACGTAAGCATTAATTGCTTACTTCAGGACCATAATAATCAGGAGAGTAGAGACTACTGCCAGCTCCATAAGTATCTAGAAGATAAAGCAAATTAAGTGAGTAAACTGGCATAAAAGTTAACAATATGGCAGCCCaggagaagagaggaaaaacaaaggaatgCTGAGCATAAAATCCATACCACTATAATGGTTTCCACGGAATGAAGCTGTTGGATCAGTATAATCCAACCGTGGGCGACGTCTACTAGGCTCCAAGTAATCATAATCATAGTCCTAAAGGTAGCACATATATGATAAGGATGGGCATAAAAGGCTTAGAGAAGAACAAAATGTTATCAAGGGAAGCTTACTCTCATATGAAAtggacgttttattccttgtgTGTTATCATCATAAAAATAAGGTTCATCAAAATGACCCCCCATTGGCGGTCTGTCAAAATGACCCCCCATTGGCGGTCTGCCAAAATGTCCTTCTGGAGAATATGGAAGCCTTCTAGGAGGAATATGCATACCATAGCCTCTATCAGGGGCACCTGGCCAGGGTCCATCTATGTAGGGTCTTGATGATGAACCTCCAGCAGATGGATAATGACCACCCATGAAAGGGTCCCTTCTCCCCCCTGAGAAACATAACAAAATCAGTAAGATACTTTTGGTGGGAGGGGGAGTTGAAAAACTACAAGAAATGATTATAAGCACAACAGAAACCTCGTCCATGAAACTCATCATATGGGTAATCAAAGTCATATTCATTTGGGAAACCCATCCTGCCAGTTTGACCTTGTCCACCATGATAGAAATGTCTGTCACGTTGGAAATTTGCACGGTTGAAATGATGTCCACCGCGACCAAAACCCCTCCCTGTGAGCAATATAGAGtaacaacaagaaaatgatgtgcaaagcaaaatgaatcttcaaccaaacaaataaacatataTCTTACCGAATCTTGGAAAGataccactaccaccaccaccatcaccaccaatTCGAAATCCACCGGCCATTCCACCCTTCACAGCCTGAGTTTTAGGCAAAGGATTTGAAAGTCTTGCTTTCACTTTTATCTAGAATTACAAAAACCAACATAAGTACCAAATTAAAATAGGTAATGAAAGTATGTTATTCAACTAATAATTCTGTGCCATGCAGGACATGCAATCACATCTGAAGAAAACAATGGCCAATCAGAACAGGGAACTAGTAAAAACTCATCTCTTGCGTGTGTGTATGCATGTAGGAAGGTATGCATGTCTGTATACAAGAATTCATGCATCTATGTAAAGCAGTTAAAGAACATCCCTATCCTTGCCTAGTCCAGCTTAAAAAAtcaatgtttatttatttccaaTCCAATGTGTCACATAACCTAATCACTTGTTTCCACagagacagacagagagagagagagagagagagagagagagagagagagagagagaaacacaaGAATACCTTTGAGTTTCCATCTGCCAGTTCTATATTATTTATACCATCAACACAGGCCACAGCAGATTCATGGGTTGAGAAATCAACAAATCCAAAATCTTTCCGCTTGGCTGTAGACATATTCCGTGCCAGAACAATGCGTAAGATTTCTCCATAGCATTTAAATTGCTCCCTAACCTGGTCCTCATCCCAACGAGGTGGCAGGCCATCCACAAATACCGACTTCACTTGGGACATGATCTCTGGGTCAGGCTCACGTAgaggttcagcaaaagccactTTGGCAGTTCTTTCAAGGTGACCAAATATAGCATCGGGCTGTTGAAGCCTCTTGTATGCAAGCATAGCATCACCATGACAAGAGAATTCAACAAATGCAAAACCTCGGCTCAACCCATAATGTTGAACATCTGGGACAAGATTTATGTTCTCAACACCTTCAACACCATAatccttcaatttttgtttaatctGTCATCCCATATTATGATAAAGGAAAGAGTGAACAATCCAGAGAAGCATATATACAAATTTAAAGATACTTATAACTTTATCCCTTTCTGTTACCTATTTACTTATTTGGTTATCTAAATTAATACTGAATGACACTTACAGCTTCCTTTGTCCATGTATTGCAGATATTACCCAAGAACAATGTGTCGTTGTCCTCACTCGGTGCTGTCCCACATCGCTTCCCTCGAATCTGCAGAAGGGTCAATTAGAATGAAGCTTATAAGAATATGAAACAGGAAGGACAAAGAAAAATCCATACAACAGGGTTTTTCATTTCAGACAAAGCACGCCTTGCAAGCTCCTTATTTTCGAACTCCACAAATGCATAACCCTTGTTCTTATTAGTTGAAGTATTCTTGTGTAACCTAACTTCAACTATCCCTCCAATCCTCTCAAAGACCCTTCTCACATCTTCCTCCACAGCATCCCGATCAAGCCCCCCAAGAAAAATTTCTCgttctttcttcatcttgCGTTCATTTGCAATGGCTGTTAATTGCTTATCCTCCAATGTCTCAGTTTCTTCTGCAGGATCCTCTGCATCATCCTCTGGAAGTTCCTCCTCTCCATGTTCTCCAAGATCCACTTTCTCACCATACTCGTCCATCTGCTCATCACCATCATACACATCTTTTACACCCTCAATATCTTCTTCTTGTAACCCCTCTTTGACATTTTCTACCTTGTTAGCAGCCTCAACACGGGTCCCCTCTTCATCACCATTATCCATTGGCTCCTCCTGATCTCCTTTCACTGCCACTCCCTCTtttacatcataatatggttcaTTCTCAGAAGACTTTCCAACCTCCCCAACAACAGACTTTTCTGCCTCAACTGGATCATCTTCCTTGATAGGATCCACCTCCTCAACAGGATGCTCCTCCTCAAAAGGATCCTCCTCTTCAACAGGATCCTCTTCCTCAATAGGATCCTCTTCATTTTCATTAGGATCTGGTTCTACTTCC
Proteins encoded in this region:
- the LOC18770894 gene encoding histone H1 — encoded protein: MSATEVVQAPAVEAPPAVEAPAMEEPKKEEKPVKERKTRTPREKKPKEPKTAAHPPYFQMIKEALLSLNEKSGSSPYAIAKYMEEKHKAVLPSNFKKTLALQLKNSAARGKLIKIRASYKLSEAGKKDKTTGKTKASTKPKTEKKTKTTAPAPKATKKPAKKNKKSTASKPKQPKSIKSPAAKKPKKAVA
- the LOC18769671 gene encoding nucleolin; the protein is MRTRNADTPKSAASKKTPPARKTAGKSQPAASQLDLEAAAPKTVETKRVSAADRAKQVKKTETTPPTASNSQKSSVEEAEASAGTAKVTPASKVGVVNKLVAKKSPGKANTPASAKSVSSHTRKAGGSVKAKVDALNKEKVADLKDAESTKKTPISENDGKSEKEESHVEFEACTVENVGEPSRKEESAVGGQEPAVEKVEQPTNKQSAKEVEPDPNENEEDPIEEEDPVEEEDPFEEEHPVEEVDPIKEDDPVEAEKSVVGEVGKSSENEPYYDVKEGVAVKGDQEEPMDNGDEEGTRVEAANKVENVKEGLQEEDIEGVKDVYDGDEQMDEYGEKVDLGEHGEEELPEDDAEDPAEETETLEDKQLTAIANERKMKKEREIFLGGLDRDAVEEDVRRVFERIGGIVEVRLHKNTSTNKNKGYAFVEFENKELARRALSEMKNPVIRGKRCGTAPSEDNDTLFLGNICNTWTKEAIKQKLKDYGVEGVENINLVPDVQHYGLSRGFAFVEFSCHGDAMLAYKRLQQPDAIFGHLERTAKVAFAEPLREPDPEIMSQVKSVFVDGLPPRWDEDQVREQFKCYGEILRIVLARNMSTAKRKDFGFVDFSTHESAVACVDGINNIELADGNSKIKVKARLSNPLPKTQAVKGGMAGGFRIGGDGGGGSGIFPRFGRGFGRGGHHFNRANFQRDRHFYHGGQGQTGRMGFPNEYDFDYPYDEFHGRGGRRDPFMGGHYPSAGGSSSRPYIDGPWPGAPDRGYGMHIPPRRLPYSPEGHFGRPPMGGHFDRPPMGGHFDEPYFYDDNTQGIKRPFHMRDYDYDYLEPSRRRPRLDYTDPTASFRGNHYSDTYGAGSSLYSPDYYGPEYHSGPYSSYYGRNHSYRGGHYF